The DNA region CACGGTCCGCGGCCGATGACGCCGTGGTTCGTCTCGACGAGTTCAAGCGGACGGCGGGACTTCGCGTCGCGGACGATGATGAGCAGGAGTCCGAGGCCGAGACTCTGCAGGCAGACGTCTCCGAGCTGCTTACATTCCAGCTCGGAGAGGAGATGTACTCGATCGACGTCGGGCTGGTCGAGCAGATCATCGTTCCGCGCGACTGGACTCCGGTGCCGAATGCGCCCGCCGAGATTCTCGGCATATTTTCCCTCCGGGGGAAAATCGTGACGTTGATCGATGTCGCGAAGATTCTCGATCTCGAATGGACATGGAAGGAAGTACTCGATTCCCGGATCATCGTGGTCAATTCGGAGGGCGATACGTTCGGATTTCGAGTCGATCGGGTCCTGAGAGTGGTCCGGGTGGAGCAGGCGAGGATACAGCCCCAGCCGGTGGTTTCGGGCGGCGAACGGAGCGAGATGGTCACCGGAATTGTGACGCTGGACGGGAAGACAATCTC from Acidobacteriota bacterium includes:
- a CDS encoding chemotaxis protein CheW codes for the protein MVDLVKIRKKAKEKKQEKAGDADAAPPIEAGSEPEPAKKVRRKSRAKKAPEKKVDGRTAAAEGPDSPARSAADDAVVRLDEFKRTAGLRVADDDEQESEAETLQADVSELLTFQLGEEMYSIDVGLVEQIIVPRDWTPVPNAPAEILGIFSLRGKIVTLIDVAKILDLEWTWKEVLDSRIIVVNSEGDTFGFRVDRVLRVVRVEQARIQPQPVVSGGERSEMVTGIVTLDGKTISVLSVSRLTG